One window of Mixophyes fleayi isolate aMixFle1 chromosome 3, aMixFle1.hap1, whole genome shotgun sequence genomic DNA carries:
- the FAM89A gene encoding protein FAM89A, which translates to MSTSHTAIAPLTPCMEGLPPLPKSLSGLLNSSGGSGWRDLERVYAQKSRIQDDLSRGGSSGSSQAHPKPPNLDAALALLRKEMVGLRQLDMSLLCQLYSLYESIQEYKGACQAASSAECTYAMENGYFDEEDEYYQDAGGLHKGGREDSEGNLTLTVPAISNEDWILENI; encoded by the exons ATGAGTACTTCCCACACAGCTATTGCCCCATTGACCCCCTGTATGGAGGGCTTGCCTCCACTGCCAAAGAGCCTTAGTGGTTTGCTGAACTCAAGTGGAGGGTCAGGCTGGAGAGACCTTGAAAGAGTCTATGCACAGAAGTCTCGTATTCAGGATGACTTAAGCCGTGGAGGTTCAAGTGGCAGCTCCCAAGCTCACCCAAAGCCACCAAATCTAGATGCTGCACTCGCTTTACTTAGGAAGGAGATG GTTGGGCTAAGACAACTTGACATGTCTCTCCTTTGTCAACTGTATTCACTTTATGAATCAATCCAGGAATATAAAGGTGCTTGTCAGGCGGCATCTAGCGCAGAATGTACATACGCCATGGAAAATGGATATTTCGATGAGGAAGACGAGTACTATCAAGATGCTGGTGGCCTCCATAAAGGCGGAAGGGAGGACTCTGAAGGAAACCTTACTTTAACTGTACCTGCCATTTCCAATGAGGACTGGATACTTGAGAATATCTAA